Genomic segment of Sphingomonas sp. KRR8:
CCACCTTTGAGTTCAACCGCAACCTCGCCAAGATGGGCAAGCCGGTCGATCGCACCGAATGGGGCATGACCCCGATGACGGTGAACGCCTACGCCAACCCGACCATGAACGAAGTGGTGTTCCCGGCCGCCATCCTGCAGCCGCCCTTCTTCGATCCGAACGCCGACATGGCGGTCAACTATGGCGCGATCGGCGCGGTGATCGGGCATGAGCTCAGCCACCACTTCGACGACCAGGGCCGCAAGTACGACCCGCAGGGCAATCTGTCGGACTGGTGGACGGCGCAGGACATCAGCCGATTCAAGGTCGGTACCGACAAGGTCGTTGCCCAATATGGCGCCTATGAGCCGATCAAGGGCAGCCATGTGAACGGTGAGCTGACGCTCGGCGAGAACATGGCCGACCTCGCTGGCCTCAACGTCGCTTACGACGCCTACAAGATGAGCCTGCACGGGAAGCCGGACCGGGTCATCGACGGCTACACCGGCGACCAGCGCTTCTTCCTCGGCTTCGGCCAGGTGTGGCGCAACAAGATGCGGGAGGCGGCGCTGCTCAACCAGCTGACCACCGATCCGCATTCGCCAGGGCAGCTGCGCCCGAACGTCGTCCGCAACTTCGACGCCTGGTACAAGGCGTTCAACGTGAAGAGCGGCGCGCTCTACCTGCCGCCGGAGCAGCGCATCCACATCTGGTAAGCACTTCTTCGCCGAGGTGACAAACCGGTCGGAGCCACCGCTCCGGCCGGTTTTTCCTTATGGGGCGATTACCGTCAGCGCGCCTGGCCGAATCCGATAGTCGAGCGGCGTCGCCAGATGCTCGGTCTCGCCGTCGGTCGCCACCGCCAGGTGACTGCGGTGGGAGACGACCCGCAGCCGGGTGACATCGTCCAGGCGGATGAGGTCGTCGGGCCGTGTGCGCCCCAGCAGGGCACGCACCATCGCGCCAAGCAGCCCGGCGCGGCCCTGCGAGCGAAGCACCATCACGCACAGTCGCCCATCGTCGAGCGTCTGGCGCTTGCCCGCTTGCGGCAGCACGAGATCGTAGTCGTTGTTGCCGACGAACAGCAACGGCGTGTTCACCGTCGCCTGTTCCGCGTCGTTGATCGTCAGGCGCAGCCGGTGATGCCGGAAGCGTGCCAACGTGCGCGCGCCCGCGACCAGCATCGCAAGCTTCTTGGACCGCCCGAGCCGTTTCTGCTGGGCCTCACGATCGAGCACCATCAGTGGATAGAGGCCGACCGCACTGTTGTTGATGAACACCCGGCCGTTGACCTCGGCGACGTCGACCTTGCGGCGGCGGTCACTCCCCAGCAGCCGGACCGCCTCTTCCAGCTCCGTCGGAACGCCGAGATCGCGGGCGAAATGGTTGAGCGTGCCAAGCGGCAGCACCCCAAGCGGCACCTCGCTCCCGGCCAACACACCGGCAACTGCGCTGATCGTCCCATCGCCGCCGCCCGCGGCCACGAACGGCCGGCCCTCGTCCCGCGCCGCGGTGGCGCGGCGAACGCACTCCTCGCCATCAAGGGCGATGACCTCGGCGGTCAGGCCAGCCGAGCGCAGGGCCTCGGAAACACGCTGTTCGACATCGTCACCGGCGCTGCCGCCACCGCGGTTGAGAATGACGAGACCTTGCATCGCCTCCGTAACGAGCCGCATGCGCAGCAAGGTTCAACGCAGGTGAAAAATTCCGCTCAATCGTGCCGGACCTTCAGCATTTGCTCGACCCGGACCAGCTTTTCGCGCGGCGCCCCGGCGCGGGCGGCGGCCACCTCGGCGGCCTCGATCTTCTGCCAGTCGTGAAATTCGACCGGGTCGCAACCGCGAAGTTTCAGGATCGCGTCCAGGCCCTCCCCGCCCCGCCGGCCACTGTCGGCGCCATCTGCCGGAAACAGCGCGGCGATCTGCTCCGCCACTTCGTAACCGTCGGGCCGGTTGGTGCCGATGGTGCCGGTTGGTCCCCGCCGCGCCCAGCCGACGGCGTAGAGCCGGTCAGCGATACGTCCGCCCTCGTTGGGGAAGCGCCCCAGGCGATCGTCATAGGGGACGCCGGGGATCGCGGGGGTCGCATAGCCGATGCAGCTCACCACCAGCGAACAGGGGATGAGGTAGGTCTCACCCGTGCCCTCGGCGGTGCCGTCCGGCTGAAGCGCGGTGCGTTCGACCACCAGCCGCTCGGCCCGGCCGTGACCCTCGACGGCCAGTGGCCTGGCGAAGAAGTCGAACAGGATCCGCTTGGGCTTGGCCGTATCCGCCGCCGCCGCGAAGTCGCGGAGGTGGCCGACCGACTTGCGCTGGCCAGGATCGAGGGCCGCGTCCGTGTCGACCGGCGGCAGGTCGGCGGGCTCCACCACGGGTTGCGCGTCGGCGAGGTGGCCGAGCTCGCCAAGCTCCTTGGGAGTCATCGCGATCTGTTGCGGCCCGCGCCGGCCCAGGATGCTGATGGTTCGGATGGCGCTCTGCCCCAGCGCCTCGAAGGCGTGGGAAACGATGTCCGAACCGACGAATTCGGCGGGCGTCTTGGAAAGGATGCGCGCGACATCCAGCGCGACATTGCCGTTGCCGATGATCGCCGCCGCGGCGCCATCCAGCGGCGGATCAAGGTCGGCGAAGTCGGGGTGGCCATTGTACCAGCCGACGAACGCCGCCGAGCCAAGCACGCCGGGCAGGTCGTCGCCCGGAATCCCGAGCCGGCGGTCATGCGGCGCGCCGGTCGCCAGCACCACGGCGTCGTAGAGGGAAAGCATCTCCTCGATCGAGACGTCCGCTCCCAGGTGCACATTGCCGAGGAAGCGAGCGCCCTCTTCCAGCGCCACCTTCTCGTAGCGCTTGGCCACCGCCTTGATCGACTGGTGGTCGGGCGCAACGCCGAACCGGATCAGGCCGTAAGGCACCGGCAGCCGGTCGAGAATGTCGATCCGCGCCTGATCGCCATAGGCCTTGAGCAGCGCCTCGGCGGTGTAGAAGCCGGCGGGTCCGGAGCCGATCACGGCGAAATGGCGCATGGTTGAGGCCTCCTGTCGGGCGGAGGCTAACGGGTTCGAAAGGCGAAGGCGAGGGCCGGTCCGAAGGGTACCTACTTCCTCCGGTCCTCCAGCAGCAGATCGCTGCCCTTGGCCTTCAATGCCGCCTCGATCGGCCGCGCGAACATGCCGAGCAGTCCGGGCAGGGCGATGACGCAGCGGACCAGCTTCTCCTCCACGTCGATCTTGGCATCGACGCTCTGGCCCATGGCCCCTACCGTCATGTCGAGGCGGCTGCCGACCCAATTGCTGGTGACCTCCGCCCCGCCCGGGATGTAACCCTGCAGCTTGTGGATGTTGGCGGCGATGCGCCGCTGCGCCTCCTCGCGGCCGAGGGTGTGGGGCAGGTCGACATGGATGGGCTGGCTCATTCCTGCGACGTGCGTCCGCGCTAATCACTTTTCAAGCGGCGCTGGTGCTTTAGGCTGACCCTATGCCCCTGGCCGTCATGTTGCTTGCCCTTGCCCAGCCCACCACCGCCGTGGTGACCGCGCCGCCGTTCCAGGTCGGTCCCTCGATCTGGAACCCGACGGGGGACTATGTGATCGCCGGCCAGGATGAGCCCGGTTACCGGCGCTGGGTGATGGGGCAAAGCTGGCGGCCGGGCCTGGTCTCCAGCTTCCACCGCTACCTGATGGACAATCAGGTCGCCTTCGTGGTGCCGACCTGGCAACTGCTGCGCACCGCCAGCGACTGGGCCCGGTGCGGGGCCGATCCGTTCGAAGTGCCGCCGGTCAGTGACTGGCCCAACGTCGTCCAGACCCTTCGCTTCGTCCGCGACTATGTCGTCCCCGCCGTGGGCCGGGTGGAGCCGGTCAGCGCCTATCGCAACCCGATCCTCAACCAGTGCGCCGGCGGCGCGCGCGAAAGCGTGCACATGACCATGTCGGCGATCGACCTGGTGCCGCTGGTCCCCATCGACCGCGGGGTCCTGATGAGCAGGCTGTGCGCGGCCCATGCAATCAATGGCCCGCGCTACAATGTCGGCCTTGGCTTCTACGCCAAGCTGCGCTTCCACGTGGACAGCTGGAAATATCGCACGTGGGGCCGCAACGATGGCGGCAGCCTCGCCTGTCCCTCGCCCGTGGTGCGAATGGCGCCGCCGGCCGCGCCACCAACAACCGCTCCGGCCAGCGACCCGCTGGGCACCACGCCGCAGCCCGACCCACTGGCACCGCGCTGAGATCACCCTTGTGTTGCTGATTGGCAACACTACCTTACACCTATCGTAGGGGACAGCAGCTTCATGGATTTCGAGAAACTCACCGACCGCGCCAAGGGCTTCGTGCAGGCGGCGCAGACGATTGCCGTGCGGGAACACCACCAGCGGATCACGCCCGGGCATCTGCTCAAGGCACTGCTCGACGATGAGCAGGGGCTGGCCGCCGGACTGATCAATGCCGCCGGCGGCGACGCCAAGGCCGCCCAGCGGGAGGCCGATGCGCTGGTCGCCAAGGTGCCCGCCGTCACCGGAACGGGCGCGACCTCCGCGCCCGCGCTCGACGGCGACGTGATCCGCCTGATGGACCAGGCCGAGCAGGTCGCGAAGAAGGCGGGCGACAGCTATGTCACCGTGCAGCGGATCCTGCTGGCGATGGCGCTGGCCAAGGGCACGGACGTG
This window contains:
- a CDS encoding diacylglycerol kinase family protein — its product is MRLVTEAMQGLVILNRGGGSAGDDVEQRVSEALRSAGLTAEVIALDGEECVRRATAARDEGRPFVAAGGGDGTISAVAGVLAGSEVPLGVLPLGTLNHFARDLGVPTELEEAVRLLGSDRRRKVDVAEVNGRVFINNSAVGLYPLMVLDREAQQKRLGRSKKLAMLVAGARTLARFRHHRLRLTINDAEQATVNTPLLFVGNNDYDLVLPQAGKRQTLDDGRLCVMVLRSQGRAGLLGAMVRALLGRTRPDDLIRLDDVTRLRVVSHRSHLAVATDGETEHLATPLDYRIRPGALTVIAP
- a CDS encoding FAD-dependent oxidoreductase; this encodes MRHFAVIGSGPAGFYTAEALLKAYGDQARIDILDRLPVPYGLIRFGVAPDHQSIKAVAKRYEKVALEEGARFLGNVHLGADVSIEEMLSLYDAVVLATGAPHDRRLGIPGDDLPGVLGSAAFVGWYNGHPDFADLDPPLDGAAAAIIGNGNVALDVARILSKTPAEFVGSDIVSHAFEALGQSAIRTISILGRRGPQQIAMTPKELGELGHLADAQPVVEPADLPPVDTDAALDPGQRKSVGHLRDFAAAADTAKPKRILFDFFARPLAVEGHGRAERLVVERTALQPDGTAEGTGETYLIPCSLVVSCIGYATPAIPGVPYDDRLGRFPNEGGRIADRLYAVGWARRGPTGTIGTNRPDGYEVAEQIAALFPADGADSGRRGGEGLDAILKLRGCDPVEFHDWQKIEAAEVAAARAGAPREKLVRVEQMLKVRHD
- a CDS encoding polyhydroxyalkanoic acid system family protein produces the protein MSQPIHVDLPHTLGREEAQRRIAANIHKLQGYIPGGAEVTSNWVGSRLDMTVGAMGQSVDAKIDVEEKLVRCVIALPGLLGMFARPIEAALKAKGSDLLLEDRRK